The sequence below is a genomic window from Pseudomonas cannabina.
AGGTTCATATGGGGAATGACGTAATCATGTATGGAGGGGGAAATTAAGCTTTTGGCTTAATGAGGCCGCGCCGCAAAGAAGGCGACAGGATCGCGTGCAAATCGAAAGGAGAGCGTCGGCGACGGCTAGCAGGGGGCAACGGAGAAGCCGTTGCGGGGCCGAATGTACCACCTGATTTTCCGGGCGTCTAGTACGACGCCCGAAAAAAAACCCGCTATTTGCGGGGCTTTGGAGTGCTTCAGATGTTGGCGTCCAGAAATGCAGCCAGCTGCGACTTCGACAGTGCGCCTACTTTGGTGGCTTCGACATTGCCGTTCTTGAACAGCATCAGCGTAGGAATACCGCGCACGCCGTGTTTGGCAGGAGTTTCCTGGTTTTCATCGATGTTCAGCTTGGCGATGGTCAGCTTGCCGTCGTAGGTGTTGGCGATTTCGTCCAGTACCGGGGCAATCATCTTGCACGGACCACACCACTCGGCCCAGTAGTCAACCAGCACAGGACCCGTAGCCTTGAGTACTTCAGCTTCGAAGGTGGCATCGGTGACGTGTTTGATCTTTTCGTTGCTCATGGAAGTCTCCGAGGTCGTAGGCTAAAAGACGACCATCATAACGGTCCTCATGCCATTCAGGAAGCGAAGCTTCATTGAGTCTGGCTATCGCGCGGCATGACTGAGGTTATGGCAGTCGTTCAGTTCGCGGGGGAAACGAAGACGATGCCAGTGCGCAGCGCTGCGCCTCGTATGTGTTCCTGCATGGCTTTTTGCGCCGGACCCGAGGCATGCCGGGCCAGCGCACGCAGGATCTTGCGGTGCTCCTGCCAGGTTTCCATTACCCTGGCGGCGCGGATGAACGGCATTTTCTGGCTTTCGAGGAAAATATCGGCGCCTGCCGTGACAATCCCCAGCATCGCCTGATTACCACTGGCGACGAGGATGTGCCGGTGAAAGTCGAAATCCAGCCGGGCGGCGGCTTCGAAGTCGCCGGCGCGCAACTCCAGACGCATGGCTTCGACATTGTCTTCCAGCACATCGCGCTCGTCGGCGGTCAGCGTCACTGCCGCCAGCCCTGCAGCGAAACCTTCCAGTGCGTAGCGCAACTGAAACGTGTCGGCGGGTGAAACCCGGGCTTCGAACGGCCAGGAAAACCCGCTCGTGCGCTGTTCTGGTTCAGAAACGGACTGGACGAACACGCCCTTGCCTGGTTGCACACGGACCACACCCAAGGCGCTGAGCGACGACAAAGCCTCACGCAGCGACGCACGACTGACGCCCAGCAAAACCGCCAGATCGCGTTGCGACGGCAGGCTTTCGCCAGGTTTATACCCTTGTTCGGCAATCAACTTGCGAATGGCCCGGAGGGCTGATTCGGGTACTGCGAGCGAAGTATTCGGCATCACTGTTCAGGCCAGTCAGTCCGGTGAAAATCCCTTTTAACGTCATCCCGATCATTCGGCAAGCGACGCCCAGCGCTGGGGCGGCAAGGCCTGCAAGCGCGCCAAAGCAGGGCGACGCATGCATTGACTGTTCAGACCAGTAAGACCAAAAACACGCTGAAAACCACGGCTTATGGTGCTCATCAGGCGAATGGCATGCGCTGTGCACTGGAGAAAGGCCAACATCTTTCGTTCCGCCCGGAGATTTCATATGACCAAGCGTTACAGCGCTCTGCTTACTGCCTTGTTTGCCAGCATGATGCTGAGCCAGACACCCGCGCATGCCAACGGCCTGGACGACGTCATGGCGCGCGGCACCTTGAAGGTTGCCGTGCCACAGGACTTCCCGCCATTCGGCTCGGTCGGGCCGGACATGAAGCCGCGCGGCCTGGATATCGATACTGCGCAGCTGTTGGCCGACAAGCTGAAGGTCAAGCTGGAACTGACACCGGTCAACAGCACCAACCGCATTCCGTTCCTGACCACCGGCAAGGTCGATCTGGTGATCTCCAGCCTGGGCAAGAACCCTGACCGCGAGAAAGTCATCGATTTCTCCCGTGCTTATGCGCCGTTTTACCTGGCGGTTTTCGGCCCACCTGATTCTCCGGTCAAAGACATCGCCGATTTGAAAGGCAAAACCATCAGCGTGACCCGTGGCGCGATCGAAGACATCGAGCTGTCGAACGTTGCACCCGAAGGCGCGACCATCAAGCGCTTTGAAGACAACAACTCGACCATCGCCGCCTACCTCGCCGGCCAGACTGATCTGATCGCCAGCGGCAACGTGGTCATGGTCGCCATCAGCGAGCGCAATCCCAAGCGTATTCCGGCATTGAAAGTGAAGCTCAAAGACTCACCGGTGTATGTCGGCGTGAATAAGGGTCAGCCGGAACTGCTGGGCAAGGTCAACGAAATTCTGAACGCCGCCAAGGCCGACGGCTCACTGGAAAAAGCATCCCAGACCTGGCTGAAGCAACCGCTGCCTGCCGATCTCTGATTACTGCTTTTTCGGTCACAGGATCCACCCATGGCTTATCACTTCGACTTCACACCGGTCCTGCAAAACCTCGACGTGCTGTTGCGCGGGGCTTTGTTCACGCTGGAACTGACCGCCATCGGCACCTTGCTCGGTGTCAGCCTCGGGATTGTCGGTGCCGTCGTCCGGGCCTGGAAGATCCAGCCCTTTGCGACGATCTTCGCGATCTACGTCGAGCTGATCCGCAACACGCCGTTTCTGGTCCAGCTGTTCTTTATCTTCTTCGGTTTGCCGTCGCTGGGCGTGCAGATCACGGAGTGGCAGGCGGCGGTGCTGGCGATGGTCGTCAATCTGGGGGCCTATTCGACCGAAATCGTGCGCGCAGGCATTCAGGCAATTCCCAAGGGCCAGCTTGAAGCGTCGGCTGCACTGGCGATGAATCGTTACGAAGCCTTTCGTTACGTGGTGCTGGTTCCAGCGCTGGGCAAGGTCTGGCCGGCGCTGAGCAGCCAGATCATCATCGTGATGCTGGGTTCGGCTGTCTGTTCGCAGATTGCCACCGAAGAGCTGAGCTTCTTCGCCAACTTCATTCAATCGCGTAACTTCCGGTCGTTTGAAACCTACATCGTGACCACGCTGATCTACCTGGCCATGGCGCTGCTGATCCGCCAGTTGCTGGCCTGGATCGGTAGACGTTACATATCGAGGAGCCGCTGATGGATTTCACCCTCTGGGACATCGTGCGCAACCTGCTCATCGGCCTGCAATGGACCGTGGCCCTGTCGCTGGTGGCGTTCATCGGCGGCGGGTTGATCGGCTTGCTGATCATGGGCATGCGCACCTCGGAAAAATCCGGCCCGCGCGTGATTGCCAAGCTCTATATAGAACTGTTTCAGGGCACACCGCTGTTGATGCAGTTGTTTCTGGTGTTCTTCGGTGTGGCCTTGATGGGCATGAATATTTCGCCATGGGCCGCCGCTGCGCTGGCCTTGACGCTGTTCACCAGCGCCTACCTCGCTGAAATCTGGCGCGGCTGCGTGGAGTCGATTTCCAAGGGCCAGTGGGAAGCGTCCGCCAGCCTGGCAATGACGCCGCTGGAACAGATGCGTTACGTGATCCTGCCTCAGGCGCTGCGCATCGCGGTTGCACCGACGGTGGGCTTTTCCGTTCAGGTGGTCAAAGGCACCGCGGTGACCTCGATCATCGGCTTCACCGAGCTGACCAAGACCGGCAGCATGCTGGCCAATGCCACGTTCGAACCTTTCATGGTCTATGGCTTCGTTGCCTTGGGCTACTTCATCCTTTGCTATCCCTTGTCGCTGTGCGCGCGCCATCTGGAAAGGAGACTGCATGCCTCTGCTTAGAATTTCCGCCCTGCATAAATACTATGGCGATCACCACGTACTGAAGGGCATCGATCTGTCGGTCGAAGAAGGCCAGGTGGTGGCCATCATCGGCCGCAGCGGCTCGGGGAAAAGCACCCTGTTGCGTACGCTCAACGGGCTGGAATCGATCAACGATGGCGTGATCGAAGTCGACGGCGAGTATCTGGATGCCGCGCGCGCCGACCTGCGCACCCTGCGCCAGAAGGTCGGCATGGTGTTTCAGCAATTCAATCTGTTTCCGCACTTGAGCGTGGGCGAGAACGTGATGCTCGCGCCGCAGGTCGTGCAGAAGGTGCCGAAGGCAGAAGCCGCCAGGCTGGCGAGAAAGATGCTGGAGCGTGTCGGGCTGGGCGAGAAGTTCGACGCTTTTCCGGATCGCCTGTCCGGCGGCCAGCAACAACGCGTGGCCATTGCCCGCGCACTGGCCATGTCGCCACGGGTCTTGCTGTGCGACGAAATCACCTCGGCGCTGGACCCGGAGCTGGTCAATGAAGTGCTCAGCGTGGTGCGCCAACTGGCGGCTGACGGCATGACCCTGATCATGGTGACCCACGAAATGCGCTTCGCCCGGGAAGTGGGCGACAAACTGGTGTTCATGCATCAGGGCAAGGTGCACGAAGTGGGCGACCCGAAAGTCCTGTTTGCCAACCCGAAAACTGCGGAACTGGCGAACTTCATCGGGACCACGGAACAGGCGTGACACGCAGCACCGTCAAGATCGGACGCAGGGCTCGACGCCCCGCCCCTGTAGGAGCGAACTTGTTCGCGAAAGGGCCGGTACATCCGCCGAAGATGCATCGCCTGAAACACTGTCGTCGTGGACAAGCGAAGCGTCGCCCGGTCCACTCCCACTCCTCCAGCCAGAAGCATGACGCCCCCACGGCCTTCGGCCAGAAGCCTGCGCGCCCCATTCTGCGGGCTCTTCATGACGTATGTATAACGCCGAGCGCTCCGACATGGGAACACAGAGCGTCGCACGATAGTTACAGAACTATCGCACCGAGCCGATAGCCATGCGCCACGTCGCGAGAGTAATACCGGGTATTTCCCGGGCCTGGACAGCTTCGCGTTGGCGGCAGGCATGGATCGTGGCACGATGGTGCGGTTATCGAACTGGATTTTCTGATCATGCCGCACTCCACACCCAAGAATCTTTCACTGATCGCCGCTATCGACCTGGGCTCAAACAGCTTTCATATGGTTGTCGCGAAAGCCAATCAGGGCGAAATCCGTATTCTTGAGCGCCTCGGCGAGAAGGTGCAGTTGGCCGCAGGCATCGACGAAGAGCGCCAGCTGTCTGAAGAATCCATGCAGCGCGGTCTCGACTGCCTGAAACGCTTCGCTCAGTTGATCAACGGTCTGCCGCACGGAGCGGTGCGCATCGTCGGCACCAATGCCCTGCGCGAAGCACGCAACCGCAACGATTTCATTCACCGCGCCGAAGAAATTCTCGGCCATCCGGTGGAAGTGATTTCCGGCCGCGAAGAAGCCCGCCTTATCTATCTGGGCGTGTCCCACACGTTGGCGGATACGCCGGGCAAACGTCTGGTCGCCGACATCGGCGGCGGCAGTACCGAGTTCATCATCGGCCAGCGCTTCGAGCCACTTCTGCGTGAAAGCCTGCAGATGGGCTGCGTGAGTTTCACCCAGCGCTACTTCCGCGACGGCAAGGTGACACCCGCCCGTTACGCCCAGGCCTACACCGCGGCGCGCCTCGAAATCATGAGCATCGAGCATGCACTGCATCGCCTGAAGTGGGATGAGGCCATCGGCTCATCGGGCACCATTCGCGCCATTGGCGTGGCGCTCAAGGCCAACGGCTACGGTGCAGGCGAGGTCAACGCCGAAGGGCTGGCCTGGCTCAAGCGCAAACTGCTCAAGCTGGGTGACGTCGAAAAGATCGACTTCGACGGCATCAAACCTGACCGCCGCACTATATTCCCGGCGGGCCTGGCAATTCTTGAAGCCATTTTCGACGCGCTTGAACTCAAGCGCATGGACCATTGCGAAGGTGCGCTGCGCGAAGGCGTGCTGTACGACCTGATGGGTCGTCATCACCACGAAGACGTGCGTGAGCGCACGCTCAGCTCGCTGATGGAGCGTTACCACGTCGATCTGGAACAGGCCGCACGCGTCGAAGCCAAAGCACTGCATGCGCTGGAGCAGGTTGCCGAAAGCTGGGAATTACAACACGAGAGTTACGCCGAACTGCTGAGCTGGGCCGCCAAGGTGCATGAGATCGGGCTGGACATCGCCCACTACCACTATCACAAGCACGGCGCCTATCTGATCGAGCACTCGGACCTTGCCGGATTCTCACGCGAAGACCAGCAAATGCTCGCCCTTTTGGTCCGCGGTCATCGCCGTAACATTCCCAAGGACAAGTTCGCCGAGTTTGGCGCGGAAGGCATCAAGCTGATTCGCCTGTGCGTGCTGTTGCGCTTTGCGATTCTGTTTCACCACATCCGTGGCACCCAGGAGATGCCACGCGTGGTGTTACGTGCCGACGGCCCGAGCCTCGATGCAGAGTTCCCGGAAGGCTGGCTGGAAAACAACCAGCTGACTCAGGCCGACTTCGCGCTGGAAGCGGAGTGGCTGGCCCGAGTCGGTATCGTCTTCAGCGTACGCTGAGGACCGGGTTGCTCAGGCGCTCCAGCAGGGTCGCCTGAGCGCTCCGCGCGTTCTGATTGCCGGTCGGCGTGCTGCGAATGTAACGCCCGTCCGATTGTAACAGCCAGCTGTGGGTGTTGTCGGTCAGGTAACTTTCCAGCTCTTTCTTCACCCGCAGAATCAGCTTCTTGCCTTCCACCGGGAAGCAGGTCTCGACACGCTTGTCGAGGTTGCGCTCCATCCAGTCGGCACTCGACAGGAACATCTGCTCGTCGCCGCCGTTGAGGAAGTAGAACACCCGCGTGTGCTCCAGGAAGCGGCCGATGATCGAGCGCACATGAATGTTGTGCGAGACCCCGGCAATCCCAGGACGCAGGCAGCACATGCCGCGCACCACCAGATCGATACGCACACCGGACTGGCTGGCCTTGTACAGCGCGCGAATGACCTTCGGGTCGGTCAGCGAGTTGAACTTGGCGATGATGTGCGCAGGTTTGCCGTCGAGCGCGAACTGCGTCTCGCGGGCAATCATGTCGAGCATGCCCTTCTTCAGCGTGAATGGCGCATGCAGCAGCTTCTTCATGCGCAGGGTCTTGCCCATGCCGATCAACTGACTG
It includes:
- the trxA gene encoding thioredoxin TrxA, encoding MSNEKIKHVTDATFEAEVLKATGPVLVDYWAEWCGPCKMIAPVLDEIANTYDGKLTIAKLNIDENQETPAKHGVRGIPTLMLFKNGNVEATKVGALSKSQLAAFLDANI
- a CDS encoding FadR/GntR family transcriptional regulator, coding for MPNTSLAVPESALRAIRKLIAEQGYKPGESLPSQRDLAVLLGVSRASLREALSSLSALGVVRVQPGKGVFVQSVSEPEQRTSGFSWPFEARVSPADTFQLRYALEGFAAGLAAVTLTADERDVLEDNVEAMRLELRAGDFEAAARLDFDFHRHILVASGNQAMLGIVTAGADIFLESQKMPFIRAARVMETWQEHRKILRALARHASGPAQKAMQEHIRGAALRTGIVFVSPAN
- a CDS encoding transporter substrate-binding domain-containing protein codes for the protein MTKRYSALLTALFASMMLSQTPAHANGLDDVMARGTLKVAVPQDFPPFGSVGPDMKPRGLDIDTAQLLADKLKVKLELTPVNSTNRIPFLTTGKVDLVISSLGKNPDREKVIDFSRAYAPFYLAVFGPPDSPVKDIADLKGKTISVTRGAIEDIELSNVAPEGATIKRFEDNNSTIAAYLAGQTDLIASGNVVMVAISERNPKRIPALKVKLKDSPVYVGVNKGQPELLGKVNEILNAAKADGSLEKASQTWLKQPLPADL
- a CDS encoding amino acid ABC transporter permease, producing MAYHFDFTPVLQNLDVLLRGALFTLELTAIGTLLGVSLGIVGAVVRAWKIQPFATIFAIYVELIRNTPFLVQLFFIFFGLPSLGVQITEWQAAVLAMVVNLGAYSTEIVRAGIQAIPKGQLEASAALAMNRYEAFRYVVLVPALGKVWPALSSQIIIVMLGSAVCSQIATEELSFFANFIQSRNFRSFETYIVTTLIYLAMALLIRQLLAWIGRRYISRSR
- a CDS encoding amino acid ABC transporter permease, which gives rise to MMDFTLWDIVRNLLIGLQWTVALSLVAFIGGGLIGLLIMGMRTSEKSGPRVIAKLYIELFQGTPLLMQLFLVFFGVALMGMNISPWAAAALALTLFTSAYLAEIWRGCVESISKGQWEASASLAMTPLEQMRYVILPQALRIAVAPTVGFSVQVVKGTAVTSIIGFTELTKTGSMLANATFEPFMVYGFVALGYFILCYPLSLCARHLERRLHASA
- a CDS encoding amino acid ABC transporter ATP-binding protein, with protein sequence MPLLRISALHKYYGDHHVLKGIDLSVEEGQVVAIIGRSGSGKSTLLRTLNGLESINDGVIEVDGEYLDAARADLRTLRQKVGMVFQQFNLFPHLSVGENVMLAPQVVQKVPKAEAARLARKMLERVGLGEKFDAFPDRLSGGQQQRVAIARALAMSPRVLLCDEITSALDPELVNEVLSVVRQLAADGMTLIMVTHEMRFAREVGDKLVFMHQGKVHEVGDPKVLFANPKTAELANFIGTTEQA
- the ppx gene encoding exopolyphosphatase: MPHSTPKNLSLIAAIDLGSNSFHMVVAKANQGEIRILERLGEKVQLAAGIDEERQLSEESMQRGLDCLKRFAQLINGLPHGAVRIVGTNALREARNRNDFIHRAEEILGHPVEVISGREEARLIYLGVSHTLADTPGKRLVADIGGGSTEFIIGQRFEPLLRESLQMGCVSFTQRYFRDGKVTPARYAQAYTAARLEIMSIEHALHRLKWDEAIGSSGTIRAIGVALKANGYGAGEVNAEGLAWLKRKLLKLGDVEKIDFDGIKPDRRTIFPAGLAILEAIFDALELKRMDHCEGALREGVLYDLMGRHHHEDVRERTLSSLMERYHVDLEQAARVEAKALHALEQVAESWELQHESYAELLSWAAKVHEIGLDIAHYHYHKHGAYLIEHSDLAGFSREDQQMLALLVRGHRRNIPKDKFAEFGAEGIKLIRLCVLLRFAILFHHIRGTQEMPRVVLRADGPSLDAEFPEGWLENNQLTQADFALEAEWLARVGIVFSVR